Proteins encoded in a region of the Zea mays cultivar B73 chromosome 4, Zm-B73-REFERENCE-NAM-5.0, whole genome shotgun sequence genome:
- the LOC103654639 gene encoding uncharacterized protein has protein sequence METPTVPSPDGLSPDLAVQSAGELASSLPPGDVVGSDTGLSLNPSPFVDAALTIADVDNFWLEAPPDCREDHVETGTVNFQLTVFDPSQVFDFEGIGPDLRWDEEGPQHVPSELAMYSKLGLAAEDERENKEREEASNHCGHSNNPNEFGVDSSSSMPCVDFLPNESRVLYDSNHPVMAVGCMYPSMAEFRLAMRQYAIEKEFELGIEASTPKKYRGFCRGGDCPWSIHARIERAGSPTIIVTVMNDHHTCTSSGRRRTSTPTSAWVAAKALPILAKKPHTGAKDLQTFLQDTYKCTISYDTVWYGKEKALKELFGTWEESFQLLFSWKEAVLQRSPDSVIEIDVLVEDGRVYFSRFFCALGPCISGFLHGCRPYLSVDSTALNGRWNGHLPSATAVDGHNWMFPVAYGFFESETEDNWHWFLLQLRKAIGDLPNLALCSDACKGLTNAMKDVFPEAEKRECFRHLMNNYVKQYAGSEYMYPAARAYKAEVYDMYIANVRSNPDIAAWLDRFHSLLWYRSAFNPTIKCDYVTNNIAEVFNNWIKDYKDLPVCDLADKIRIMIMQLFYKRRRIGRRLEGKILPSIIAQLNARTRGLGHLEVIKGDDYVAEVRDNGDCFSRYVVKAHLRECSCKEWQHTGKPCHHALCLITAQQYRNVMMEEFVDDYYSVDMFRKAYERLVEPIESKLFWPKVDFAKEVGAPLGKRGVGRQRKNRFKSCLEGGSSKKKPANESEKAKKIIRGKFKCPNCGELGHRKASYKCPLNGTKKRKRKPRKNSTKKWFPKEPAEASSSQPELGDSGQHQLVSTDVPKEIVGTTPQRRVRCAVKKKITPKKKICF, from the exons ATGGAAACTCCGACAGTCCCCTCGCCGGACGGACTCTCGCCGGACCTCGCAGTCCAATCAGCCGGCGAGTTAGCCTCGTCGTTGCCTCCAGGCGATGTCGTAGGCAGCGACACAGGGTTGAGCCTCAATCCGTCGCCGTTCGTCGATGCTGCTTTGACGATCGCCGACGTTGACAACTTTTGGTTGGAGGCACCACCAGATTGTCGTGAAGATCATGTTGAAACG GGCACTGTCAATTTTCAGTTAACAGTGTTTGACCCATCGCAAGTATTTGATTTTGAGGGTATTGGACCTGATCTTCGATGGGATGAAGAAGGGCCTCAACATGTACCCAGTGAGTTAGCTATGTATTCGAAACTTGGATTGGCGGCTGAAGATGAACGAGAAAACAAAGAGAGAGAGGAGGCTTCTAATCATTGTGGTCATTCAAATAATCCAAATGAGTTTGGAGTTGATTCTTCATCCTCCATGCCCTGTGTTGATTTTTTGCCAAACGAGAGTAGAGTTTTGTATGATTCTAACCATCCAGTCATGGCGGTTGGCTGCATGTATCCATCTATGGCTGAATTCAGACTTGCTATGAGACAGTATGCCATAGAAAAAGAGTTTGAGTTAGGCATTGAGGCTAGTACCCCGAAGAAATACAGAGGATTTTGTCGAGGTGGTGATTGTCCTTGGAGCATACATGCAAGAATTGAGAGGGCTGGGTCACCTACCATAATT GTGACTGTGATGAATGATCATCACACTTGCACTTCTAGTGGCCGGAGGAGGACAAGCACACCGACCAGTGCTTGGGTTGCTGCTAAAGCTTTACCTATCCTTGCGAAGAAACCACACACAGGTGCAAAGGATTTACAGACTTTCCTTCAAGATACGTACAAGTGCACCATTTCTTATGATACAGTTTGGTATGGAAAAGAGAAAGCCTTGAAGGAGTTGTTTGGGACTTGGGAAGAGAGTTTCCAACTTCTATTCTCTTGGAAGGAGGCTGTACTGCAGAGGTCACCTGACAGTGTCATTGAAATTGATGTACTTGTTGAGGATGGCAGAGTTTATTTTAGTAGGTTCTTCTGTGCACTTGGCCCTTGTATTAGTGGTTTCTTACATGGATGCAGACCATACTTGAGTGTTGATTCGACAGCTTTGAATGGTAGATGGAATGGTCACCTACCATCTGCAACAGCCGTCGACGGCCACAACTGGATGTTCCCTGTTGCATATGGATTCTTTGAGTCCGAAACAGAGGACAACTGGCATTGGTTCCTTCTACAGTTACGCAAGGCCATCGGGGATTTACCTAACCTAGCATTGTGTTCTGATGCTTGCAAAGGGCTAACAAATGCAATGAAGGATGTTTTTCCAGAAGCTGAGAAAAGAGAGTGTTTCCGGCACCTAATGAACAATTATGTCAAGCAATATGCTGGATCAGAATACATGTACCCTGCTGCAAGGGCGTACAAGGCAGAAGTATATGACATGTACATTGCAAATGTCAGAAGCAATCCTGATATTGCTGCTTGGTTAGATAGGTTCCATTCCTTGTTGTGGTACCGAAGTGCATTCAACCCTACTATCAAATGCGACTATgtaacaaataacattgctgaggtgTTCAATAACTGGATAAAGGACTACAAGGACCTCCCTGTTTGTGACCTGGCTGACAAAATTAGGATAATGATCATGCAACTATTCTACAAGAGGAGGCGGATAGGAAGGAGGTTGGAGGGAAAGATTTTACCTTCTATCATAGCACAACTAAATGCAAGAACTAGAGGACTTGGACACTTGGAGGTCATAAAAGGCGATGACTATGTTGCAGAGGTGAGAGACAATGGTGATTGTTTTTCTAGATATGTGGTGAAGGCTCATCTTAGAGAATGTTCATGTAAGGAATGGCAACATACAGGGAAGCCCTGCCACCATGCATTATGTCTAATTACCGCACAGCAATATAGAAATGTAATGATGGAGGAGTTTGTCGACGATTACTACTCAGTTGACATGTTTAGGAAAGCTTATGAGAGATTGGTGGAGCCAATTGAAAGCAAATTATTTTGGCCAAAGGTGGATTTTGCAAAGGAGGTTGGTGCTCCACTAGGCAAGAGAGGCGTGGGACGTCAAAGGAAAAATAGGTTCAAGAGTTGTCTAGAAGGTGGGAGTAGTAAGAAAAAGCCTGCCAACGAAAGTGAGAAAGCTAAGAAGATTATTCGAGGCAAATTCAAGTGCCCTAATTGTGGGGAGTTAGGGCATAGGAAGGCTAGCTACAAATGCCCCCTAAATGGAACGAAGAAAAG GAAAAGGAAACCAAGAAAGAACTCAACAAAGAAATGGTTTCCTAAGGAGCCAGCTGAAGCTTCTTCATCACAGCCAGAACTAGGGGATTCTGGTCAACACCAACTTGTCTCCACTGATGTTCCAAAAGAAATAGTTGGTACTACCCCACAGAGGAGAGTGAGGTGTGCTGTCAAAAAGAAGATTACTCCCAAGAAGAAGATCTGCTTCTGA
- the LOC100276791 gene encoding probable mediator of RNA polymerase II transcription subunit 26c-like isoform X1: MDRGERLGRALDAFGGNLWALVDAALDAAARDRPDELRARRDSIVERLYAAAAGCSNCAGRPPSVAALAAAGLEEEDGEEAAPASPWAEADAQAGGAEAQTEVLGAGEPDLESKIVAIRDFLEDPNQPENELVSLLQNLADMDVTYNALQETDIGRQVNGLRKHPSAEVRRLVKQLIRKWKEIVDDWVRLDNSGGDGSASVMTADGDSPHKIQGRSHQSPRVSGFQYSPSPQRFNGSTSEMANNGFESTMDAKRRASPVPAHHNSRQMNNNHHSTTITTSTSSAPAFSVQKVTREQKQSLVDLDRLDSARKRLQENYQEAQNAKKQRTIQVMDINDIPKPKSRNAFIRKSGSGGLPARHR; this comes from the exons ATGGACCGGGGCGAGCGTCTCGGCCGCGCGCTGGACGCCTTCGGGGGCAACCTGTGGGCGCTGGTTGACGCAGCGCTGGACGCGGCCGCTCGCGACCGCCCCGACGAGCTTCGCGCGCGCCGCGATAGCATCGTCGAGCGCCTCTACGCTGCCGCCGCGGGCTGTAGCAACTGCGCCGGGCGTCCGCCGTCTGTTGCCGCTTTAGCGGCCGCGGGGCTGGAGGAAGAGGACGGCGAGGAGGCGGCTCCGGCTTCTCCGTGGGCGGAGGCTGACGCGCAAGCCGGTGGCGCGGAGGCACAGACCGAGGTGCTCGGCGCCGGCGAGCCTGATCTCGAGAGCAAGATCGTGGCCATCAGGGACTTCTTGGAGGACCCTAATCAG CCCGAGAACGAGCTGGTGAGCTTGCTGCAGAACCTGGCAGACATGGATGTTACCTACAACGCACTCCAG GAGACTGACATCGGGCGGCAGGTTAATGGTCTGCGCAAGCATCCTTCGGCCGAGGTCAGGCGGCTGGTGAAGCAGCTCATCAG GAAGTGGAAGGAGATAGTGGACGACTGGGTGCGCCTGGACAATTCCGGCGGTGACGGCAGTGCCTCTGTTATGA CAGCTGATGGTGACTCCCCACATAAAATCCAAGGCAGAAGCCACCAAAGCCCTCGG GTTTCGGGGTTTCAGTATTCTCCAAGCCCACAGAGGTTTA ATGGTTCAACTTCAGAGATGGCTAACAATGGGTTTGAGTCAACAATGGATGCGAAGCGTAGGGCCAGCCCTGTACCAGCACATCATAACTCCAGGCAGATGAACAACAATCATCATTCTACTACTATTACCACCAGCACGTCATCTGCTCCAGCT TTCTCGGTGCAGAAAGTGACAAGGGAGCAAAAGCAGAGTCTTGTGGACCTTGACAGGCTTGATTCTGCCAGGAAGAGGCTCCAGGAGAATTACCAAGAAGCACAAAATG CCAAAAAGCAGAGGACAATCCAAGTGATGGACATCAATGACATACCAAAGCCGAAGAGCAGAAACGCTTTCATCCGCAAGAGCGGCAGCGGTGGGCTCCCGGCGAGGCACCGATAG
- the LOC100276791 gene encoding Probable mediator of RNA polymerase II transcription subunit 26c-like, with protein MDRGERLGRALDAFGGNLWALVDAALDAAARDRPDELRARRDSIVERLYAAAAGCSNCAGRPPSVAALAAAGLEEEDGEEAAPASPWAEADAQAGGAEAQTEVLGAGEPDLESKIVAIRDFLEDPNQPENELVSLLQNLADMDVTYNALQETDIGRQVNGLRKHPSAEVRRLVKQLIRKWKEIVDDWVRLDNSGGDGSASVMTADGDSPHKIQGRSHQSPRVSGFQYSPSPQRFNGSTSEMANNGFESTMDAKRRASPVPAHHNSRQMNNNHHSTTITTSTSSAPAKVTREQKQSLVDLDRLDSARKRLQENYQEAQNAKKQRTIQVMDINDIPKPKSRNAFIRKSGSGGLPARHR; from the exons ATGGACCGGGGCGAGCGTCTCGGCCGCGCGCTGGACGCCTTCGGGGGCAACCTGTGGGCGCTGGTTGACGCAGCGCTGGACGCGGCCGCTCGCGACCGCCCCGACGAGCTTCGCGCGCGCCGCGATAGCATCGTCGAGCGCCTCTACGCTGCCGCCGCGGGCTGTAGCAACTGCGCCGGGCGTCCGCCGTCTGTTGCCGCTTTAGCGGCCGCGGGGCTGGAGGAAGAGGACGGCGAGGAGGCGGCTCCGGCTTCTCCGTGGGCGGAGGCTGACGCGCAAGCCGGTGGCGCGGAGGCACAGACCGAGGTGCTCGGCGCCGGCGAGCCTGATCTCGAGAGCAAGATCGTGGCCATCAGGGACTTCTTGGAGGACCCTAATCAG CCCGAGAACGAGCTGGTGAGCTTGCTGCAGAACCTGGCAGACATGGATGTTACCTACAACGCACTCCAG GAGACTGACATCGGGCGGCAGGTTAATGGTCTGCGCAAGCATCCTTCGGCCGAGGTCAGGCGGCTGGTGAAGCAGCTCATCAG GAAGTGGAAGGAGATAGTGGACGACTGGGTGCGCCTGGACAATTCCGGCGGTGACGGCAGTGCCTCTGTTATGA CAGCTGATGGTGACTCCCCACATAAAATCCAAGGCAGAAGCCACCAAAGCCCTCGG GTTTCGGGGTTTCAGTATTCTCCAAGCCCACAGAGGTTTA ATGGTTCAACTTCAGAGATGGCTAACAATGGGTTTGAGTCAACAATGGATGCGAAGCGTAGGGCCAGCCCTGTACCAGCACATCATAACTCCAGGCAGATGAACAACAATCATCATTCTACTACTATTACCACCAGCACGTCATCTGCTCCAGCT AAAGTGACAAGGGAGCAAAAGCAGAGTCTTGTGGACCTTGACAGGCTTGATTCTGCCAGGAAGAGGCTCCAGGAGAATTACCAAGAAGCACAAAATG CCAAAAAGCAGAGGACAATCCAAGTGATGGACATCAATGACATACCAAAGCCGAAGAGCAGAAACGCTTTCATCCGCAAGAGCGGCAGCGGTGGGCTCCCGGCGAGGCACCGATAG
- the LOC100276791 gene encoding probable mediator of RNA polymerase II transcription subunit 26c-like isoform X3: MDRGERLGRALDAFGGNLWALVDAALDAAARDRPDELRARRDSIVERLYAAAAGCSNCAGRPPSVAALAAAGLEEEDGEEAAPASPWAEADAQAGGAEAQTEVLGAGEPDLESKIVAIRDFLEDPNQPENELVSLLQNLADMDVTYNALQETDIGRQVNGLRKHPSAEVRRLVKQLIRKWKEIVDDWVRLDNSGGDGSASVMTDGDSPHKIQGRSHQSPRVSGFQYSPSPQRFNGSTSEMANNGFESTMDAKRRASPVPAHHNSRQMNNNHHSTTITTSTSSAPAKVTREQKQSLVDLDRLDSARKRLQENYQEAQNAKKQRTIQVMDINDIPKPKSRNAFIRKSGSGGLPARHR, from the exons ATGGACCGGGGCGAGCGTCTCGGCCGCGCGCTGGACGCCTTCGGGGGCAACCTGTGGGCGCTGGTTGACGCAGCGCTGGACGCGGCCGCTCGCGACCGCCCCGACGAGCTTCGCGCGCGCCGCGATAGCATCGTCGAGCGCCTCTACGCTGCCGCCGCGGGCTGTAGCAACTGCGCCGGGCGTCCGCCGTCTGTTGCCGCTTTAGCGGCCGCGGGGCTGGAGGAAGAGGACGGCGAGGAGGCGGCTCCGGCTTCTCCGTGGGCGGAGGCTGACGCGCAAGCCGGTGGCGCGGAGGCACAGACCGAGGTGCTCGGCGCCGGCGAGCCTGATCTCGAGAGCAAGATCGTGGCCATCAGGGACTTCTTGGAGGACCCTAATCAG CCCGAGAACGAGCTGGTGAGCTTGCTGCAGAACCTGGCAGACATGGATGTTACCTACAACGCACTCCAG GAGACTGACATCGGGCGGCAGGTTAATGGTCTGCGCAAGCATCCTTCGGCCGAGGTCAGGCGGCTGGTGAAGCAGCTCATCAG GAAGTGGAAGGAGATAGTGGACGACTGGGTGCGCCTGGACAATTCCGGCGGTGACGGCAGTGCCTCTGTTATGA CTGATGGTGACTCCCCACATAAAATCCAAGGCAGAAGCCACCAAAGCCCTCGG GTTTCGGGGTTTCAGTATTCTCCAAGCCCACAGAGGTTTA ATGGTTCAACTTCAGAGATGGCTAACAATGGGTTTGAGTCAACAATGGATGCGAAGCGTAGGGCCAGCCCTGTACCAGCACATCATAACTCCAGGCAGATGAACAACAATCATCATTCTACTACTATTACCACCAGCACGTCATCTGCTCCAGCT AAAGTGACAAGGGAGCAAAAGCAGAGTCTTGTGGACCTTGACAGGCTTGATTCTGCCAGGAAGAGGCTCCAGGAGAATTACCAAGAAGCACAAAATG CCAAAAAGCAGAGGACAATCCAAGTGATGGACATCAATGACATACCAAAGCCGAAGAGCAGAAACGCTTTCATCCGCAAGAGCGGCAGCGGTGGGCTCCCGGCGAGGCACCGATAG
- the LOC100276791 gene encoding probable mediator of RNA polymerase II transcription subunit 26c-like isoform X2: protein MDRGERLGRALDAFGGNLWALVDAALDAAARDRPDELRARRDSIVERLYAAAAGCSNCAGRPPSVAALAAAGLEEEDGEEAAPASPWAEADAQAGGAEAQTEVLGAGEPDLESKIVAIRDFLEDPNQPENELVSLLQNLADMDVTYNALQETDIGRQVNGLRKHPSAEVRRLVKQLIRKWKEIVDDWVRLDNSGGDGSASVMTDGDSPHKIQGRSHQSPRVSGFQYSPSPQRFNGSTSEMANNGFESTMDAKRRASPVPAHHNSRQMNNNHHSTTITTSTSSAPAFSVQKVTREQKQSLVDLDRLDSARKRLQENYQEAQNAKKQRTIQVMDINDIPKPKSRNAFIRKSGSGGLPARHR, encoded by the exons ATGGACCGGGGCGAGCGTCTCGGCCGCGCGCTGGACGCCTTCGGGGGCAACCTGTGGGCGCTGGTTGACGCAGCGCTGGACGCGGCCGCTCGCGACCGCCCCGACGAGCTTCGCGCGCGCCGCGATAGCATCGTCGAGCGCCTCTACGCTGCCGCCGCGGGCTGTAGCAACTGCGCCGGGCGTCCGCCGTCTGTTGCCGCTTTAGCGGCCGCGGGGCTGGAGGAAGAGGACGGCGAGGAGGCGGCTCCGGCTTCTCCGTGGGCGGAGGCTGACGCGCAAGCCGGTGGCGCGGAGGCACAGACCGAGGTGCTCGGCGCCGGCGAGCCTGATCTCGAGAGCAAGATCGTGGCCATCAGGGACTTCTTGGAGGACCCTAATCAG CCCGAGAACGAGCTGGTGAGCTTGCTGCAGAACCTGGCAGACATGGATGTTACCTACAACGCACTCCAG GAGACTGACATCGGGCGGCAGGTTAATGGTCTGCGCAAGCATCCTTCGGCCGAGGTCAGGCGGCTGGTGAAGCAGCTCATCAG GAAGTGGAAGGAGATAGTGGACGACTGGGTGCGCCTGGACAATTCCGGCGGTGACGGCAGTGCCTCTGTTATGA CTGATGGTGACTCCCCACATAAAATCCAAGGCAGAAGCCACCAAAGCCCTCGG GTTTCGGGGTTTCAGTATTCTCCAAGCCCACAGAGGTTTA ATGGTTCAACTTCAGAGATGGCTAACAATGGGTTTGAGTCAACAATGGATGCGAAGCGTAGGGCCAGCCCTGTACCAGCACATCATAACTCCAGGCAGATGAACAACAATCATCATTCTACTACTATTACCACCAGCACGTCATCTGCTCCAGCT TTCTCGGTGCAGAAAGTGACAAGGGAGCAAAAGCAGAGTCTTGTGGACCTTGACAGGCTTGATTCTGCCAGGAAGAGGCTCCAGGAGAATTACCAAGAAGCACAAAATG CCAAAAAGCAGAGGACAATCCAAGTGATGGACATCAATGACATACCAAAGCCGAAGAGCAGAAACGCTTTCATCCGCAAGAGCGGCAGCGGTGGGCTCCCGGCGAGGCACCGATAG